Proteins encoded by one window of Juglans regia cultivar Chandler unplaced genomic scaffold, Walnut 2.0 Scaffold_693, whole genome shotgun sequence:
- the LOC108999110 gene encoding uncharacterized protein LOC108999110: protein MDKRWMNLGDRLVSLAYAEGVNIFLTMARNHSMGSDRIRCPCRICCNNLFLPIFEMETHLFIKWINPNYTQWIFHGEEETLPTIDDDTDTGVGVGDEYNDDMDRMLDDIRAGTIGDAPKDNTTSPTHPSIPQPSPNSTFDQLLEDARRPLFDGCTKFSKLSFVLKLIHIKIIGRWSIKSFDMLIGLLRSAFPDAKLPSSYEEARSLEQGLGFEYHKIHACPNDCIFFWKEYANLNECPICKASRWMPNTHGSRVIPQKVLRHFPLKPRLQRLFVTDNM from the coding sequence atgGACAAACGCTGGATGAATTTGGGTGATAGACTTGTATCACTTGCATATGCTGAAGGGGTTAACATTTTCCTTACAATGGCACGAAACCATTCCATGGGAAGTGATCGCATTCGGTGTCCCTGTCGTATATGCTGTAATAACCTCTTCTTGCCTATATTCGAGATGGAGACTCACTTGTTCATAAAATGGATCAATCCAAATTACACCCAGTGGATATTTCATGGAGAGGAAGAAACACTCCCCACCATTGACGACGACACTGATACCGGGGTTGGAGTGGGAGACGAGTACAATGATGACATGGACCGTATGTTAGATGACATACGAGCAGGCACAATTGGAGATGCTCCTAAAGACAACACTACATCGCCAACTCATCCGTCAATACCACAGCCCTCTCCAAACTCAACTTTTGACCAACTATTAGAGGATGCTCGACGTCCTCTTTTTGATGGCTGCACTAAATTCTCAAAGCTGTCATTCGTTTTGAAGTTGATACACATTAAAATAATCGGTAGGTGGTCAATCAAATCTTTTGATATGCTCATAGGCCTTCTGCGGTCTGCCTTTCCTGATGCTAAATTGCCTAGTTCATATGAGGAGGCAAGGTCATTGGAGCAAGGTTTGGGTTTCGAGTACCACAAAATTCACGCATGCCCCAACGACTGCATTTTTTTCTGGAAGGAATATGCTAATCTTAATGAGTGCCCTATATGTAAGGCTTCGCGTTGGATGCCAAATACACATGGGTCACGAGTGATCCCACAAAAAGTGCTTcggcattttcctttgaagccaagaTTGCAGCGTCTCTTTGTGACAGATAACAtgtga
- the LOC108989127 gene encoding GDSL esterase/lipase At3g27950-like, producing MDSMRLYGVLRLVVLAFLVLPAVVLGGSSTRRCKFPAVFNFGDSNSDTGGRSAALSEVNQPNGETFFGHPSGRNCDGRLILDFIAEELKSPYLSPYLDSIGTDFRHGANFATGGSSVRPGGYSPFHLGIQISQFMRFKSQTEALYNNQLDPSRKMPPVKSSLPRPKDFSKALYIFDIGQNDLYYGFQYTTLEQVRLSIPDILSQLSQAVHQLYKEGARIFWVHNTGPIGCLPTRVINDRSKPGNLDQNGCVKPNNEIAQEFNGQLKDMVFKLRAQLPDVALTHVDMYSAKYALISNAKNEGFVDPFEFCCGTYYIDCGKKEIVYGTVYGNLCQNPSRHVSWDGIHYSESANLWVANRILNGSFSDPPVSIREACYHPKNL from the exons ATGGATTCGATGAGGCTATATGGTGTGTTGCGGCTTGtggttttggctttcttggtGCTTCCAGCGGTGGTGTTGGGCGGCAGCAGTACACGGAGATGCAAGTTTCCAGCAGTATTCAACTTTGGAGACTCAAACTCGGACACCGGAGGAAGATCTGCCGCATTGTCAGAGGTTAATCAACCCAATGGAGAAACCTTCTTTGGACATCCTTCGGGAAGGAATTGTGATGGCCGTCTCATCTTAGATTTTATAG CCGAGGAGCTGAAATCACCATACCTGAGTCCATACTTGGACTCGATCGGGACGGATTTCAGGCATGGTGCAAATTTTGCAACAGGAGGTTCATCCGTTCGTCCAGGAGGGTATAGTCCATTCCATCTCGGGATTCAGATTTCCCAGTTCATGCGTTTCAAATCTCAAACAGAAGCTCTGTATAACAATCAACTTGACCCTAGCA GAAAGATGCCACCAGTCAAAAGCAGCCTCCCAAGGCCTAAGGACTTCTCAAAAGCTCTTTACATATTTGATATTGGACAGAACGATCTGTACTATGGTTTTCAATACACAACATTAGAACAAGTTCGACTTTCCATCCCTGATATCTTAAGCCAGTTATCCCAAGCAGTGCAT CAATTGTACAAGGAAGGTGCAAGAATATTTTGGGTACATAATACAGGCCCAATCGGTTGCTTGCCAACAAGGGTTATAAATGACCGATCTAAGCCTGGTAATCTGGATCAGAATGGGTGCGTGAAGCCTAATAATGAGATAGCTCAGGAGTTCAACGGGCAGCTCAAGGACATGGTGTTTAAACTGAGGGCACAGCTCCCTGATGTAGCATTGACACATGTCGACATGTATTCCGCTAAATATGCACTAATCAGCAATGCAAAGAATGAAg GTTTTGTCGATCCATTTGAGTTCTGTTGTGGGACTTACTATATTGATTGTGGGAAGAAAGAAATAGTTTATGGAACGGTTTATGGTAATCTATGTCAGAATCCATCAAGGCACGTTAGCTGGGATGGCATACACTACTCTGAGTCAGCCAACCTATGGGTTGCAAACCGAATTCTCAATGGCTCCTTCTCTGACCCACCAGTTTCAATTCGGGAGGCTTGTTATCATCCCAAGAATTTGTAA